Within the Bacillus pumilus genome, the region TCTGCTCATCTTTGCCATATATAAAGGTTTTTCATGGAGGTATTCACATGATTCAACTTCTTAACAATAAGCTAAAGATTGAGCGGGTACCGGCACTCGCGCCGTATGTGACTTTACAAAAGAGACATCTCACGGATACGCAATATGGAAGCACACTCCCGATTAATGAAAGTGCCTATCATATGTTAACGAAAGTAGATGGCAAAAGGACAGAAGCGAGTATTACAGCAGAGCTCGCCGATTTGTTTCAAGTCGATGAGTCTGTGATTTCTCGAGACTTTTATCAACTGATGATGGGGTTGAATCAGCATCATTTACTGTCTATTCATTATCAATCACCGTATCGGATTGTGACAGCTTGCTGTCAATTTTTCAAACAGTATCAATTGAAAATGAAGGAACGATTTGATTGCACTGGTCACTCGTTCCTTCATATTTTTGGGACAGCATTACTCATGGTGACACGTAAAATCATCTTTTTCTGGATGCTTTTTATGGTCATGGCAGGAATCGCTTTTTTATTCATTCCTGATCGATCAATTGCAGCCATTGCGATTTATTTTACAATTATTTATTTTGGATTAATTACCGGGACCGCCTTACATGAGGCAGCACACGGCTATGCGCATCGTAAATTTGCGGGACGGGATGGTCCACAAGGTTTTTTTGCGAGTGATATGATGTCTGTGAAATTTGTGAGACCTGTATTAGATCCGTTTCAGAAAAAGCAGGTATGGATTACCTTGCTTGGGCCGCTTGTCCCAGGTGTGATCGGAGCAGCAGGGATCATTTTGACCGTATTATGTCTAAAAGAAAATCCAATTTCAACAGGTTTCTTTATTTTTTCTATCACGTATTTTATTCAATTACTCTATCTTCTTCCTTTTATGGGGGATGGTAAATCTATTATGAAGCAGCTATTGCTTGGGGGAATGGGAGGACAACGATCATGAACGTACAGGCGATGAAACAAGGTGCAATTGTTGGTGGTTTTCTTGGGTTTTTAGGCTTTCCGATGCTGACAATCGGTGTATTGTTCTATCATTTATTTCAATCAAAAACGAATGATGCTTTATTATTTAACAGCCTCGCTTTTGAGATGGAAGGTTCATCCGCATTTACTTTTCAGATCAAGCCAAACTTTTTTATTTATATGATGGTGATTTTTGCCGCGAGTTTTCTCATTGTGGCCATCTTATCAGCCATGAAGCAGAAAAAAGCGAAAGGTTAGGAGAATTCTCCTAATCTTTTTTTGTATATTAAACCAAATATTAGTATAATAGAAAATAAAAAACATCAAAGGGGATCTCAATGTTAAAAAAATGGAGTGTTCTTATATTCACTTTTGTTCTATTAGCAGGATGCGGCGAGAAGGCCGAAGAAACCACACAAACTGAGAAGACGGTATCAGAAAAACCTGCAACAGAAAAAAATAAAAAAACAGCAACTCAAAATGAAATAACTATCGAACCTATGAAACTAACAAAAAATGAAAAAAATCTTCTGGAATCATTATCAGATAAATCATTTGAAGCGATGACAGTGAAGGGATTAAAAGAAAGTGTCAAAAGTGTTTCCTTGATCGGTTTGCATTACAAGGATGGACAATTATTGAAAGAAGATACAAAAAAAATTACCCTGAAACTTCATCAAAATGGTGTCGATAACAGTGTCAAATTTATCTATCAGCTAGAAGAGAAAAAAGATGATCTGCTAAAAGTAACGTATAGCTTGTGGAAAGATAAGGAGCAGAGCGAACAAACGAAGCTCGCCACTAGCGTTGATTTTAAACAGGACGTGGGAGGAAACACAACGATATCAGAAACAGATATTTTTCACATGTCTCCTGGAGAGAAAAAATTAATTTCTATTACCATCACGACTGGAATGAACTATGAGTTTTCTGGTTTAACAAATTCTGAAAAGATTCTAAAAGAAGAATTAAAAAATGTGAAGCAGGCTTATTTGGTGTATTTGCAACTCGATAAATAACTATCGTAATATATACGGAGAATATGAAGTTTTTTGACGAAAAATCTTCATATTCTCTTGACGAATTGTTAAGAAAGTTGTAACATAATAAAAGTCAACGCGATGACGTTGCTTTTTAAAAATTGATGCGGGTGTAGTTTAGTGGTAAAACCTCAGCCTTCCAAGCTGATGTCGTGAGTTCGATTCTCATCACCCGCTCCAATACATAATTTTGTTTATAACGCAGTATTTCGTTTCATAGATAAACGAAGTGTTGCGTTTTTTATTATGTCAGTATAATGTGAAAAAGCACTGTCAATCTAAAGTGCTTTTTCAATAAGTTCATATTTACTTTCTCCACCATGTATCTGTACAAACATCTTCGTCAAGGATTGAATGAGAGCTTCACTCTTTTCCCGGGAAATAGATGGCGGAAACAGGATAATTTGCAGAATGTTTTTTGTGCCTTGAGAAATGTGAGCTTTACTTGGTTGAGAAAATAATCCTTTAAGTCCTGCTTTGTCTTGCCATTCAATGTGACCAGTCTCATGTTTTGCTAGTGAAAGTGGCTCTTCTACGCGATCAGCATCGAAGGTCAATATAGGCAAGAAATATTTTAAAGAGAAAAAGATCGACAAATCCTGTACGGAATTGGTCGAGTCAATAAATTGTTCCTTTTGGATATCCGCAAGAATTGGCAGGAAAGGAACGTCTTTTAAAAGATCCGTCCATTCTTTGATTGCTGGTACTTCCTCTAAGACTTTATCTTCGTATTCAAAGAATAAAGATTCTTGAAACAGGCGTAACCGGCCTTTTAACATTTGAGGGGATGTGCCAACTTCAATATGAGAATATTCAATCTGTCCAACATGGATAGACGGGTTTTCAGGATGAGAAATTTCCATATGTATCTTCACAGTGACTCACTCCAATCGGTCGTGATACACTCGTATTATACTGAAAACAACAGAAGAAACAAAGAAAGGAGGTTTGCAAGGTGATTCATGTTGGAGAATTAAAAGAAGAATTGATTCAATATGCGAAAGAAATTGGTGTTGATAAAATCCGATTTGCAAGTGCTGATACATTTGATTCATTAAAAGACCGCCTCATCTTACATGAATCGTTAGGGTATTTGTCAGGCTTTGAAGAGCCTGATATCGAAAAACGAACAAACCCTTCTTTGCTGCTTCCGAAGGCCAAATCAATTGTTGCGATAGCGCTCGCATATCCTTCTAAAATGAAAGATGCTCCTCGAAGTACAAAGGATGCAAGAAGAGGGATCTTCTGCCGTGCCTCTTGGGGAACAGACTATCATGTTGTGCTGAAAAAAAAGCTCGACATGCTTGAAGAATTCTTGCGTAGCAAACATGTCGACATCCGAACAAAATCAATGGTGGACACAGGTGAACTGTCTGATCGTGCAGTAGCGGAACGCGCTGGCATCGGTTTTAGTGCGAAGAACTGTATGATTATCACGCCAGAGTTTGGGTCTTATGTGTATTTGGCCGAAATGATCACAAATGTCCCCTTTGAACCGGATGAGAAAATTGAAGACCAGTGCGGGACGTGTAATAAATGTGTCGATTCGTGTCCAACTGGTGCACTTGTGAATCCAGGGCAACTGAATTCACAACGATGTATTTCCTTTTTAACGCAAACAAAAGGGTTTTTGCCTGACGAATTTCGTTCGAAAATAGGAAATCGATTGTATGGGTGTGATACGTGCCAAATTGTCTGCCCGATCAATAAAGGAAAGGACTTTCACCTGCATCCTGAAATGGAGCCGGACCCAGAAATTGCGAAGCCGCTCTTAAAGCCGCTTCTTACGATCAGTAATCGTGAGTTTAAAGAAAAATACGGTCATGTTTCAGGTTCATGGCGGGGGAAAAAGCCGATTCAGCGAAATGCAATTTTGGCACTCGCTCATTTTAAAGATACCTCTGCCTTACCAGTGTTAATTGAGTTGATGCACAAGGACCCAAGACCGGTCATTCGGGGAACGGCTGCTTGGGCAATTGGCAAAATTGGCGACGATCAGCAGCTTCCAGAGCTGGAAAAAGCCCTTGAACGGGAAAGTGATGAAGAAGCAAAAGAGGAGATTGTGAAAGGGATTGAGCTTTTACAGACACCTTTAAATACTAAATAACATCCCTGTGAACATAGAATGAACCAAACAGAGATTTTAAAAAATGTTTGGTGGTGTCTGTGTGAAACAATTATTAGAGAAAACTTTAGAAGACAGGCTGGCGTATTTAATCAATGACCGTGCAATCAAACAACCACAGCTCATGTCTGATGTGGAAGCAGTCGAACGGAAAAAAGAACTTTTTGCTAGAAGACAGGTGGAGATTGTCAAAGCGAAAGCCAAAGCAACACTCCTCGATTCTTCGATTCAGGATGACGGGGCTCAGCATGTGCAGTATCTCGCTCATCTTACTTATGTATGCAAGGATGTAGACGAATCTTTTTATTTAGAGGAGCAGGTAGAAAAAAGAGAAGCGTTCCTTTACAACGACATGCTTGTGAAAGACCGGTTGATGATAGAAAAGCGCCAAATGGAAGATCAAGTGGATGAGCGTTTTCAAACCGAAGAACAGTTTGGGAGAGCCTTTCACTATGACCGACGGGCAGCTGTGCAATATGCGGAGACGTACTGGAATAAACGAAATCCTGCCTATAAAAATTTTGAAGATAACTGCACAAATTTTATTTCACAATGCTTGAAGGCTGGAAATGCGCCAACGAGAGGGTATCCGAACCGCGGATCTGGCTGGTGGGTACGGCCGCATACGTGGAGCTATAGCTGGACAGTAGCTCATTCGATGAAAAATTATTTAGCAAATTCGAAAGCGGGTTTAAGAGCACAGAAACTCAAAGATGCACAGGAACTTCAAATTGGTGATGTCATTTGCTACGATTTTGAGGGAGATGGCAGGTATAATCATACAACCATTGTTGTCGATCACGATAAAGGTGGAATGCCTCTTGTGAATGCTCAGACATATGACAGTCGAATGCGTTATTGGTCGTATGAGGATTCAACCGCCTATACACCAGCTATTCGATATATGTTTTTTCACATTTTGGACGATGCCGCGAAGGATAGTTAATGGTATAATGTTGAGCGGAAAAGAAAATTAGAGGTGAACTTTTTTGGGACTTCATGTCGTTTTATATCAACCAGAGATTCCAGCTAATACTGGAAATATTGCGCGTACATGTGCAGCAACAAATACAACCCTTCATCTGATTCGTCCGCTTGGTTTTTCGACAGATGATAAAATGCTGAAGCGTGCAGGACTCGATTATTGGAAATATGCCAATGTAGTCTATCATGACTCGCTTGATGAATTGTTTGAGGCTCATCCAAAGGGGCAATTCTTCTATATCACAAAATTTGGCCAAAAGCCGCATACGACATTTGATTACTCTCAGCTAGATGAAGACTATTTCTTCGTATTTGGCAGAGAGACAAGTGGGTTACCGAAAGATTTGATCGAGCGGAATATGGACCGCTGTCTTCGTTTACCGATGACAGAACATGTTCGTTCTCTGAATCTATCGAATACGGCAGCAATTCTTGTGTATGAAGCACTTCGCCAGCAGCAATACCGTGATCTGATTTGAGGTCATAATGAAAGCCGGGATACTGATCTCGGCTTTTTTTATGTGAGATAAGAAACAAAAAGAAGGAAAATACGACACTTTTATACTTTTTTTGACATGTAAAAAAATAGGTAGTATGATAGATAATGATAACGTTTTCAAATAATGAATCCATTAGGAGGAAAAATGAGATGAAAAAGCTACTGATCACTAGTGCCATTAGCTCAGCTATTTTATTGGGGGCGATTCCAGTCAGTGTCCCAGGTCTTTCTCAGACGCAGGAAATAGAAGCAGCGCAATTATCGAAAGGTATCGGCGGACGTACTTAAATCAATAGCAATGGGTCCATATTGGTCACAAAGATTCAACTCCCTTCCGCAATGAGTGTATCAAATGGGACAGCTTATATTTATTCTGGATTCACAGGGTCAAAGGAAGCGGATATTGGTCTTCAATACAGTTCAACATATAATGTGTGGAAACCTACGATGAAAGTAGGAGCAAATAATCAAGAAACCTATATCGAAGGAAAAAATGATTTTACGTATACAAAAGGGTTTAAGCCTGGAAGTATTGTGCAAATGACCATTTATAAAAACTTGAATGGACATACAAGAGCAACGTTCTGGGGGACAAATAATGTTGGTTATACTGGGCGTATTATCACGGAAATCCAAAACTCTAACATTGGTTCTGTGACGAAGTGGAAATTACTGTCGACAGTAGCAGTGACTGACGATATCTATCGGAAAGATATTCGTGCGAACTTCTCTACTCGTTTTACTGACATCACATTAGACAGTCGTGCCGTCACACCTGTGATTGATACGCAAGACTTTACGTCCATTCAAGTATCAGGGAATACAGTAAATATGCAGGTGTTAAAAACAACGAATTAAATAAAAAAGGATGTTCCCTCATGGAACATCCTTTTTTTCATTTACCAGGCTTGCCTTCGTAGCCAGCTGTGAAAATGGATACTAAAAACGTAATGATGACGCCCATCATAATGACCGTTCTCATGTAAGCTCCCCCTTATCCCTTTGTTTCGATCGCTGCCTGTTTCATATGATGTGAAGTTCGCCTTGAAAAGCAGGAGAAGAAGATCATTTTTCTCCTGTTTTTCCTTTATTATGAAGGGTCTTGCGGATGGTTGTCAATTCAGTTTGCCAATTCGTCATTTTGAAGAACGAAAGCATGTAATAGGACGCCTCCGCATAGATTGTAAAACAGTATCTGATTACTTGCTTCAATCTTGAAAGAGGAGGTTCATATGGATATTTTAAAGAAAATCGAACAGCACAGAGAAGAAGAGCAGCGTCTTAAATGGGAAGGAACATTTGGCGAGTATTTAGACATTATAAAGGAAAATCCACTTGTCGCTCAATCTGCTCATTCTCGCGTTTATCATATGATTAAAGACAGCGGGATTGAAGAGGAGAATGGGGTCAGAACGTACAAATTTTTTGATCAGGAGCTTTTTGGATTAGAGGAATCGTTGGAAAGATTAGTGGAAGAATATTTTCACCCTGCTGCCAAACGGCTTGATGTGAGGAAGCGTATTTTGTTGTTAATGGGACCAGTGAGCGGTGGGAAATCTACACTTGTTACTAGGCTGAAAAGAGGACTAGAAGAATATTCACTGACAGATAATGGCGCAGTCTATGCGATCAAAGGCTGCCCGATGCATGAAGATCCGCTTCATCTTATTCCGCAAAATCTGCGTGAGGATTTCTATAGAGAGTATGGCATTCGTGTACAGGGGAATTTGTCCCCTTTGAATATGATGAGGCTGGAAGAGGAATTCGGCGGGCGAATTGAGGACGTAAGGGTTGAACGGATCTTTTTCTCAGAGGATAAACGGACCGGGATTGGTACCTTTAGTCCGTCTGATCCGAAATCTCAAGACATTGCTGATTTAACAGGAAGCATTGACTTTTCCACTATTGCTGAATTTGGATCAGAGTCAGATCCAAGGGCCTACCGCTTTGATGGAGAACTCAATAAAGCAAACCGGGGAATGATGGAGTTTCAGGAGATGTTAAAGTGTGATGAGAAATTTCTATGGCATCTTCTGTCATTAACGCAAGAAGGAAATTTTAAAGCAGGCCGTTTTGCCTTGATAAGTGCAGATGAATTGATCGTTGCTCATACGAATGAAACCGAGTACCGGTCGTTTATTTCAAATAAAAAGAACGAGGCTTTGCATTCAAGAATTATTGTGATGCCGATCCCTTATAACTTGAAGGTGACAGAGGAGGAACGCATTTATCATAAAATGATTTCAGAAAGTGATGTCGCAGATGTGCATATTGCACCGCACACGCTAAAAGTGGCAGCGATGTTCTCCATTCTGACAAGACTCAAAGAGCCGAAGCGTTCTGATATTGATTTGGTGAAAAAAATGCGTCTGTATGACGGAGAGAGTGTCGAAGGCTTTCAATCTGCTGATATTGATGAGATGAAAAAGGAATTTCATGATGAAGGGATGAGCGGAATTGATCCACGGTATGTCATTAACCGCATTTCCTCCACTATTATCAGGAAGAACATGGAATCGATTAATGCCCTAGATGTCCTTCGTTCGTTAAAAGAAGGACTCGATCAGCATCCGTCTATCTCCAGTGAGGACAGGGAGCGCTATTTGAATTTTATTTCTGTTGCTCGAAAAGAGTACGACGATATTGCGAAGAAGGAAGTACAAAAGGCATTTGTGTATTCCTATGAGGAGTCTGCGAAAACGCTCATGGATAATTATTTAGATAATGTCGAGGCATATTGCAACAAAAACAAGCTGCGTGATCCATTAACCGGTGAAGAAATGAATCCTGATGAAAAGCTTATGCGTTCAATTGAGGAGCAGATCGGGATTTCTGAAAACGCCAAAAAAGCTTTTAGAGAAGAAATTCTGATTCGTATTTCGGCTTATGCAAGAAAGGGCAAACGCTTTGATTATAATTCTCATGAAAGATTGCGTGAGGCGATTCAGAAGAAGCTGTTTGCTGATTTAAAAGATGTGGTGAAAATTACGACGTCAACGAAAACGCCGGATGAACAGCAACTGAAGAAAGTGAATGAAGTAGTAGCTAGATTAATTGATGAACATGGCTATAATTCTACAAGTGCAAATGAACTTTTAAAATACGTAGGTAGTCTTCTCAATCGTTAATCAATGAAGGAGGCATTATTGGCGCACCTGCACCGGTAATGTCTTTTTTAGAAATGACCGTCAACTTGGGTGACGAGCAGCATAAGATAAAGAAATCGGTGGTTAGAAGAATTGTGCAAAACAGGTGAGGAGGGGGATGGATGTCCCGGCAAGGAAAAAGTCAGTTTATTGTATCTCAGGAAGACTGGTCCCTCCATCGAAAAGGCTATGACGACCAGCAGCGTCATCAGAAAAAAGTCAAAGAAGCGATTAAAAACAATTTGCCGGATCTTGTCACAGAGGAAAGCATTATCATGTCTAATGGAAAAGATGTTGTTAAGATTCCGATTCGTTCGTTAGATGAATATAAAATTCGTTACAACTACGATAAAAATAAGCATGTGGGTCAGGGCGATGGAGATAGCGAGGTAGGCGATATTGTCGCACGTGATGGATCAGATAGTAAGCAAGGGCAAGGAAAGGGTCAGAGTGCAGGG harbors:
- a CDS encoding amidase domain-containing protein, translating into MKQLLEKTLEDRLAYLINDRAIKQPQLMSDVEAVERKKELFARRQVEIVKAKAKATLLDSSIQDDGAQHVQYLAHLTYVCKDVDESFYLEEQVEKREAFLYNDMLVKDRLMIEKRQMEDQVDERFQTEEQFGRAFHYDRRAAVQYAETYWNKRNPAYKNFEDNCTNFISQCLKAGNAPTRGYPNRGSGWWVRPHTWSYSWTVAHSMKNYLANSKAGLRAQKLKDAQELQIGDVICYDFEGDGRYNHTTIVVDHDKGGMPLVNAQTYDSRMRYWSYEDSTAYTPAIRYMFFHILDDAAKDS
- the trmL gene encoding tRNA (uridine(34)/cytosine(34)/5-carboxymethylaminomethyluridine(34)-2'-O)-methyltransferase TrmL yields the protein MGLHVVLYQPEIPANTGNIARTCAATNTTLHLIRPLGFSTDDKMLKRAGLDYWKYANVVYHDSLDELFEAHPKGQFFYITKFGQKPHTTFDYSQLDEDYFFVFGRETSGLPKDLIERNMDRCLRLPMTEHVRSLNLSNTAAILVYEALRQQQYRDLI
- the queG gene encoding tRNA epoxyqueuosine(34) reductase QueG — protein: MHVGELKEELIQYAKEIGVDKIRFASADTFDSLKDRLILHESLGYLSGFEEPDIEKRTNPSLLLPKAKSIVAIALAYPSKMKDAPRSTKDARRGIFCRASWGTDYHVVLKKKLDMLEEFLRSKHVDIRTKSMVDTGELSDRAVAERAGIGFSAKNCMIITPEFGSYVYLAEMITNVPFEPDEKIEDQCGTCNKCVDSCPTGALVNPGQLNSQRCISFLTQTKGFLPDEFRSKIGNRLYGCDTCQIVCPINKGKDFHLHPEMEPDPEIAKPLLKPLLTISNREFKEKYGHVSGSWRGKKPIQRNAILALAHFKDTSALPVLIELMHKDPRPVIRGTAAWAIGKIGDDQQLPELEKALERESDEEAKEEIVKGIELLQTPLNTK
- a CDS encoding PqqD family protein, which translates into the protein MIQLLNNKLKIERVPALAPYVTLQKRHLTDTQYGSTLPINESAYHMLTKVDGKRTEASITAELADLFQVDESVISRDFYQLMMGLNQHHLLSIHYQSPYRIVTACCQFFKQYQLKMKERFDCTGHSFLHIFGTALLMVTRKIIFFWMLFMVMAGIAFLFIPDRSIAAIAIYFTIIYFGLITGTALHEAAHGYAHRKFAGRDGPQGFFASDMMSVKFVRPVLDPFQKKQVWITLLGPLVPGVIGAAGIILTVLCLKENPISTGFFIFSITYFIQLLYLLPFMGDGKSIMKQLLLGGMGGQRS
- a CDS encoding PrkA family serine protein kinase, whose amino-acid sequence is MDILKKIEQHREEEQRLKWEGTFGEYLDIIKENPLVAQSAHSRVYHMIKDSGIEEENGVRTYKFFDQELFGLEESLERLVEEYFHPAAKRLDVRKRILLLMGPVSGGKSTLVTRLKRGLEEYSLTDNGAVYAIKGCPMHEDPLHLIPQNLREDFYREYGIRVQGNLSPLNMMRLEEEFGGRIEDVRVERIFFSEDKRTGIGTFSPSDPKSQDIADLTGSIDFSTIAEFGSESDPRAYRFDGELNKANRGMMEFQEMLKCDEKFLWHLLSLTQEGNFKAGRFALISADELIVAHTNETEYRSFISNKKNEALHSRIIVMPIPYNLKVTEEERIYHKMISESDVADVHIAPHTLKVAAMFSILTRLKEPKRSDIDLVKKMRLYDGESVEGFQSADIDEMKKEFHDEGMSGIDPRYVINRISSTIIRKNMESINALDVLRSLKEGLDQHPSISSEDRERYLNFISVARKEYDDIAKKEVQKAFVYSYEESAKTLMDNYLDNVEAYCNKNKLRDPLTGEEMNPDEKLMRSIEEQIGISENAKKAFREEILIRISAYARKGKRFDYNSHERLREAIQKKLFADLKDVVKITTSTKTPDEQQLKKVNEVVARLIDEHGYNSTSANELLKYVGSLLNR